Proteins encoded in a region of the Octopus bimaculoides isolate UCB-OBI-ISO-001 unplaced genomic scaffold, ASM119413v2 Scaffold_102864, whole genome shotgun sequence genome:
- the LOC128251480 gene encoding uncharacterized protein LOC128251480, which translates to MSDEDVFPEENTTAVEDTEVDADFTIENEDVPQKFSQGELNDLVRDLSLSKDKAELLASCLHEKSLLNKDVCITHFRKRNRDLTSCFSVDGPLSFSNNTDELFHCLFQEHVPAESRLFIASSKRSLKAVLLHNGNKKPSIPIGHSVHMKECYENMQVLLNAIKYISFSWKICGDLKVIGILMGMQSRNIVAFYACGTVVQLSSTMCNQSGLCENHEPGVSSIQSEPLFNPENVFLPPLYIKFGLMKQFVKTLARKSSKGFEYVKAKFPKNHRGKTEGGRVHRSAD; encoded by the coding sequence ATGTCTGACGAAGATGTATTTCCTGAAGAAAATACTACTGCTGTGGAAGACACTGAAGTGGATGCAGATTTCACGATTGAAAATGAAGACGTACCACAGAAATTTTCTCAAGGAgagttaaatgatttagttagAGACTTGTCATTGTCGAAGGATAAAGCTGAACTATTAGCATCTTGCCTACATGAAAAATCTCTGCTTAATAAAGATGTTTGTATTACTCATTTCAGGAAGAGAAATAGGGATCTGACTTCATGCTTCTCTGTTGATGGACCACTTTCTTTCAGTAATAACACTGATGAGTTATTTCACTGTTTGTTCCAAGAGCATGTTCCAGCTGAATCGCGCTTATTCATTGCCTCATCTAAGAGAAGCCTCAAGGCAGTACTACTACACAACGGCAATAAGAAACCATCCATTCCCATAGGACATTCAGTGCACATGAAGGAGTGTTATGAAAACATGCAAGTACTCCTCAATGCCATAAAGTATATAAGCTTCAGCTGGAAAATCTGTGGGGACTTGAAAGTGATTGGAATATTGATGGGAATGCAATCAcgaaatattgttgctttttatgcCTGTGGGACAGTCGTGCAACTATCAAGCACTATGTGCAATCAGAGTGGCCTTTGCGAAAATCATGAGCCGGGAGTTTCTAGCATCCAGAGTGAGCCACTTTTTAACccagaaaatgtttttcttcccCCTCTTTACATAAAGTTTGGCCTCATGAAACAATtcgtgaagacacttgcccggaaAAGCTCAAAAGGTTTTGAATATGTGAAGGCCAAATTTCCAAAAAATCACCGAGGCAAAACTGAAGGAGGGCGTGTTCATAGGTCCGCAGATTAA